A portion of the Lolium rigidum isolate FL_2022 chromosome 1, APGP_CSIRO_Lrig_0.1, whole genome shotgun sequence genome contains these proteins:
- the LOC124649488 gene encoding uncharacterized protein LOC124649488, with product MVVLMEYAPGVGVAQKRKGAEEPGLFAWPCEGDLDGAPISCRANKMRRLECAGGTGSDVPEPASDVMMGEEPPAPSPGAPEGESAVVVYNHHPAVDAAGAGGLHGLLGKWRIRPWAPVSAGAEWIRDMLREADSCTVRALLSGAREEGGAGLAVVPWVAAPAPAEAAQASTAAETVDGEEQDAEGAVAMDVEEGTDHHQTQTVPAGCGEGYFWRWPQHCLVPAPLPPVGQASPAVRSW from the coding sequence ATGGTGGTGCTCATGGAGTACGCCCCCGGCGTCGGCGTGGCGCAGAAGAGGAAGGGCGCGGAGGAGCCGGGCTTGTTTGCGTGGCCCTGCGAGGGCGACCTCGACGGCGCCCCGATTTCCTGCCGCGCGAACAAGATGAGGCGGCTGGAGTGTGCCGGCGGCACGGGCAGCGATGTGCCGGAGCCGGCGAGCGACGTGATGATGGGGGAGGAGCCACCGGCGCCATCGCCCGGGGCCCCGGAAGGGGAGAGCGCGGTGGTGGTGTACAACCACCACCCGGCCGTCGACGccgcgggagctggcggcctgcACGGCCTTCTCGGAAAATGGCGGATCCGGCCGTGGGCGCCCGTGAGCGCCGGCGCCGAGTGGATCCGTGACATGCTGCGCGAGGCGGACAGCTGCACGGTGCGTGCGCTGCTGTCGGGCGCGCGGGAAGAGGGCGGCGCCGGCCTGGCCGTGGTCCCTTGGGTTGCCGCGCCCGCGCCGGCAGAGGCGGCGCAGGCGTCAACGGCTGCCGAGACGGTGGACGGAGAGGAGCAGGACGCGGAGGGAGCGGTGGCGATGGACGTCGAGGAGGGGACGGACCATCATCAGACCCAGACGGTCCCTGCCGGCTGCGGCGAGGGGTACTTTTGGCGGTGGCCGCAGCACTGCTTGGTGccggcgccgctgccgccggttgGCCAGGCGAGCCCGGCGGTGCGGTCGTGGTGA